The Novibacillus thermophilus genome segment TTCGTCGATTCGCTCCGCGGCTTGGAGACGCTAAAGGTTCTCGGTCAGAGCCGTAAACACAGTGACACGATCAGCCAGGTGAGTGACAAGTACCGGCGGGCGACGATGCGTACCCTGCGCGTCGCCTTTCTGTCCTCTTTTGCCCTCGATTTTTTCACGATGCTGTCTGTTGCTTTAGTCGCTGTCAGCTTAGGGCTGCGCCTCATTGACGGACACGCGGTGCTCGGGACAGCGCTCACCGTCCTCATTCTGGCACCGGAGTATTTCCTGCCCGTGCGCATGTTGGGCGCCGATTACCATGCCACTTTAAACGGCAAACAGGCGGGGGAAGCGATTCAGGCGATCATCGAGCGGGAGGAGGAGCTCGACGAAGCCCAACCGATACCTTCCGTTACTTGGACAGACGACAGTGTGCTCACGCTTTCGTCGATTAGTGTCCGTTACCAAGGAGAGGGAGTCTCTTCCTTGAACAACGTATCCGCTGAAATCCAGGGATTCAGCAAAATCGGAATTGTCGGGGAGAGCGGTGCTGGAAAGTCGACACTGATCGATGTGCTGGCCGGCTTTCTGCGTCCGACGTCTGGGACATTCACGTTGGATGGAGCGAAGTTACAGTCGCTCACCTTTGAGGCGTGGCGGAAGCAAACCACCTACATTCCGCAACATCCCTACCTGTTTCATGCGTCACTAGCAGACAACATCCGCTTTTACAATCCTGATGCGTCCAAGGAACAAGTCGAACGTGCGGTGGAATTTGCAGGATTGCGCCACTTGACCGAACGTTTACCACATGGCTTAAACGAACGGATCGGGGATGGTGGACGAAAGCTCAGCGGCGGTCAGGAACAGCGCGTCGCCTTGGCTCGTGCGTTCTTAAGCGAGCGGCCGATCTTGTTGTTCGATGAGCCGACTGCTCACCTGGACATCGAAACTGAGTACGAACTGAAAGAAACGATGCTCCGCTTGTTTCAGCACAAGCTCGTTTTTTTCGCCACCCATCGCCTGCACTGGATGCCGCACATGGATCGCGTGATCGTGCTGGACAATGGCAGGGTGGTCGAGACCGGAACGCATGAGGAACTGCTGGCACGAAATGGCGCGTACGTCAAATTAGTTCGAGCGCTGGGAGGGGCGATTGTATGAAACAGGAGTCTTGGATTCGACTTCATTTTCGAAAGCAACGGTGGCGTTTTATGTGGATCGCAGTTTTAAGCGTGCTGACGCCGTCGTGTGCGGGTGCCCTCATGTTCACGTCCGGCTACCTCATCTCGAAGGCTGCGCTTCGTCCGGAAAACATTTTAATGGTGTACGTGCCTATTGTACTCGTGCGCACATTCGGGATCGGGAGGGCTGTCGTGCACTACGTCGAACGTTTGGCAGGTCACGATGCCGTCCTGCGCATCCTGGCAAACATGCGCGTCCGTCTGTACCGTATTTTGGAACCGCAGGCACTGTTCATCCGCTCTCGCTACCGTACAGGGGATGTGCTTAGTGCGCTCGCTGACGACATCGAGCACTTGCAGGACGTTTATCTCCGCACAGTATTTCCGACAATAGCCGCTGTGGTGATGTATGGACTGTGTATCGCCGCTCTCGGCTGGTTCGATCTGCCGTTTGCGTTGCTCATGGCACTGTACGTGTTCGTCCTCGTCTTTATACTTCCCGCGGTTTCTCTATGGCTGAAGAACGCGAAGCAGCGACATGTGAAACAGAAACGCAATGGGTTGTACCGGATACTCACGGACGCTGTGCTCGGCATGAGTGACTGGGTGATCAGCGGGCGTGCGTCGCAGTTCGTGCAGTCGTATGAATCGGATGAAGCAAAAGTGGCCGAAGTTGAACGTACACTGCACCAGTGGACCACCTGGAGAACGTTCCTCGCCCAGTGTGTCGTCGCTATCGCAGTGATCTCCACCATGTATTGGGCGGGACAGCAATTCGCGGGAGGGGAGCTGGCGGCTACGATGATTGCGGCGTTTACGCTCGTCGTTTTTCCAGTGATGGACGCATTTCTAGCCGTACCGGAAGCGGTCGAGAAAATTCCGGAGTACCGGGAATCTTTGGATCGGATAAACAGAATGAGCGGTACAGAAAAAGCTAGCTCACACACAGAGCGGACACTTCAGGCTGAAGGGGTGCATGCGGCACAGCTGCAGGCTCACATTCGGCTGGAACGCGTCCGTTATCGTTATCCGCAATCAGAAGAGTGGAGTGTCAACGGCATTTCACTCGACATCCCACAGGGGAAAAAGATCGCCGTACTCGGGCGCAGTGGTGCGGGAAAATCGACCTTGATCAAGCTGATACAAGGTGCCGTCGTTCCTCAAGAGGGGCGCGCGACGATCAACGGCAAACATGCGGCCCGTTTCGGGGACGAGATCCCGCGGGTCATCTCTGTACTGAACCAACGTCCGCATTTGTTTGACACGACGGTGGGGAATAACATTCGCCTCGGAAAACCAGATGCCGGAGACGAAGAGGTCCGCCAGGTGGCGCAAAAAGTGAAATTAGACAAGTTGATCGAATCTCTGCCTGCGGGATATGATACGCCAATGTTGGAGACGGGAGAGCGTTTCTCGGGCGGAGAGCGACAACGGATTGCGCTAGCGCGAGTCTTGCTTCAGGACACCCCTGTTGTCATATTGGACGAACCGACCGTAGGACTCGACCCTCACACGGAGCGTGACTTACTTAGGACGATCTTCCGTACGGTTCAAGGGAAAACACTGATCTGGATTACACACCACCTAGTCGGGGTAGAACAGATGGATGAGGTGATCTTTATAGAGGACGGCCGAATAACCATGCACGGCCCGCACGCCGTGTTAATCGAGAAAGTCTCTCGCTATCGTCACCTTTACCATCTCGACCGTCCGGATGACTCTCCGTGATTCATAACGTTTTGATTGACTTAGTCGTTTTTTTATCGCTGGAATATATACGCCAAGTATCGATAAGCAAAGCCAACAAATGGTCGGTGCACATCGGGGTTAGAGTGCGCACAAAATACTGATTTACACTTGACAAATATATTTTTCTTATTCAAAATAAACTAAAAAAATAAAAAACGAACAAAAATAATTATAAAAAACAATTTTACTGCTAGAGTGAAACGATATGAATTATAGTTTTCAAAATCGTGGGCAAAAGAGAAAGTAAGTCTTGTCTCATTAGAATGTGAATGGCAGAATCCGAAATGGTTGCTCGTTCTCGGACATATCGTGTGTTACAGCGAAATGAATGTTGGTAAACGGACCTTGAAAGTGAAGGATTCGATGACACAGCATTGTGAAGTAGATTTTCGCTATACAAAAAGGGGGGAGGCCTCACACCGAAAACCAGTGGTTACAGGTTAACGGGGAAGCGAAGTTCTGCATTGTCAAAACTCTTCTAGGAACAGAGTGGCTATAAGCAGTACTGAACGTAGAGAGGAGAATGCCAAACAATGCCTAAAGCGGTCAAGAGTTTTTTAGTGACGTTAGTTATAATCGTAGTGACAGCAACAGCGATTACTCCCAGCTCGGCTAAGGAAATGGAAGAGGATCCGCAGCCTTATCAGGACGCTTCGGAGGTTACCACAAAAGCTGTCTTCAACAACCCTGCTGGGGGAGACCCTGAAACGATCGTTCGGGAGATCTGCAACCTTATTCGCCAGGCCCCTTCTGGGTCGCGGATACGCATTGCACAGTTCGTAATATCCGGGGCGGCTGGCATGGACTTTGCGAAAGAGGTGATCGCAGCTCATCGGAGGGGGGTTGACGTTCAAATCGTGATCGACGGATGGCAAGTGGACAACCCTGCCATGGCAGCTATTATCGCTGAACTCGGTCGCGACAAATCCGCTCGGTCGTGGGTTCACATCTGTAGTCGACGCTCCCCGGAAGGGAACACGTCAGCCTGCATCGGGGACAAGGGTCAGCATAACAAGTTCTACCTGTTCTCCGAGACCGGTGGAAAGTCCAACGTCGTCGTGCAGTCTTCTGCAAACGTTACCGACCTGAACTCAACGACGTATTGGAATAACGCTCTCATTCTTGTGGGCAACTGGCGTTTGTACCGCGCCTACAATACCTACTTCGAGGATCTTGCCGCTGAAGTCGAAAGTGACGACTACTATTGGACAGTCACGACGGGCATGGCCGGGGGTTCGGTGCGGGCGCACTTTTTTCCTCGCGCAGGTACTGATGCCTCCACCGATCCCATCGTCGAGGCGCTAAAGAAGGTTGACTGTAGGAGCGGAACGTTTATAGGTATCGGCATGTCCGAGTGGGACGCATATCGGATCAAGATCGCCGAAAAGCTTGCAGACTTGGCCAACGACGGCTGCTCGGTCCTCGTCGTTCACGGCCCCATAGACGATGAGGTTCGCGATGTGTTGCAATCGGTACCAAGGATAGAAGTTCGAGAGCTCAATGATGGCAGTCAACTGCCGGGGCGCATCCACTCTAAGTACATGATCATAAACGGTATGTATGACGGCGACACCGACGCGAAGTGGGTGTTCACTGGGAGTCACAACTACAACCTGACCTCGCTTCGTCGCAATGACGAGACGATGCTACAGACTAACATCCGAGGTATCTATGAGTTGTACAAGGCTAACCTTCTCACCATGCGTAAAGCAGCAACGGTTCAATGAGTTTAAAAAACGTAGGGGAGGTACTGCTAAGAGGGCGCAGTGATTAGAGTTAACGTACCGCACAGCTGGGACCAGTTGTCCCAGCTTTTCTGCATTAGTCTTCGTTCGACTACACGGCCACTGTTCCGCGAAGCGTTCCGGCTGATCGGTTATTCACTCGTCCTCCTTCAGATCGAATAATATCGCCCGTGCAAGCGTCACAAAAATTGAGTTTTGTATGTGCACGTTTAGTGTTAGATTTTGTTCATAACGAGTGTTTTCCTTGATTATACCCTGTTCTGTTGACGGTATTTTGACGGACTCACGTTCATATGACGACTGAATACGCGACTTAGGTAGAATCCGTTATCATAACCGCACCGTTTGGCGATTTGATCTAATGTTAGATCAGTGTCCAGAAGCAGCTTTGCTGCTTTACGGATGCGCAGGGTGCGAACTAGTTCTGAAGGTGTGATATGAAATGCCTTTCGAAAACGGCGTGTAAACTGAACTGGGCTTAATTCCAACATCTCGGAAAGTTCGCGCATACTGAATTGCGTATGTGCTTTATTAAATAACCATTCTGCAGCCCGATTCATTAGTTCATCGTCCGAATTTGTCAATTTGGTTAACTCATCTTGGTGAGAGGAGTTGTCCCATTCGTTACAGGCGAGTTGCCATATATCGTTAAGTATCCACTGTTTGAGAAGCATATTCCGCGTGTCAGTCGCGAGATGGAGCTTTCGTAAATAAGCAAAATCTGAAGCGAGACGTTTTTCGTCTGCAGGTTGTGATTTAAACGACGGCATTAGAACTGGAATATCCAATGTGGGTTTCTTGTCAAATTCGAATCCTATAAAATGAAGCGACATCGGCGATAACATTTCTCTTTGGAACGAGTAACCTGGCGGGCAGAATACCAGTTCACTCTTCTCTGCAATCCCTCTTTCAACACCAATTTGATATTGGAAACTACCTGATTCAACGGCGAATACTACCCATACAGGATACGTGTCCGTGCGAAACCTGAACCGATCTTTTCGTTCCCAGTAAACATGAGAAATTAAGTGCAATGAACAGTCGCATAAATATTGTGAAGTCACAAATATCCCACTTTCATTATGAAATAAAGTACATGCTTATTATAATACAGCATTTTTTGTTCAAATACTACTTCTTAACTTAAGGTTTTTGAAATCAAATAAATTTAAAACGGAATTGACAATTTAGGGTGTAACTATATATAATGTTTTATAAACAAGCATATAAAAGCATGTATGATCAAAAAAGAGCATAACCCAGCGGGAAGTCAGTTATAAAAATATATTTAAATGAATTTGTCCATTATGTAATCAGTGTAGTTTGAGTCTTATCACTTCGGTAATGAAAGCACTGAAAACCCTTTCTACTGTCTAAGACGGAGGTGGATCGTTTGGCGGGATATTTAATCCGGCGAATATTGTATTCATTATTTGTTATTTGGGGAGCTGTTACCATTATATTTTTTGTTATTCGTGTTGTTCCCGGTGATCCAGCTACAGTAATGCTGGGAACATCTGCTACTGAAGAGCAAATACTAGAACTGCAGAAAGAACTCGGGCTGAATGATCCTTTATTGGTTCAATACGTGAATTACCTGAAAGATGCGGTAAATCTCGATTTCGGGGAATCGTTTAAATTGGGCGGTTCAGCACTTGATCATGTATTTTATCGGTTTCCATTTACAATCACACTAGCGGTTACAGCAATAATTATTTCGATCACTGTTAGCCTGCCGTTAGGAATTTTAGCGGCAAAAAAATCCAACGGAATCATTGACTGGATGATTTCTACGACGTCCTTGCTTGGACAATCACTACCGACTTTTTGGGTTGGGATAATGTTAATTATTATTTTTGCTCGTTTTTTAGGTTTGTTTCCTAGTGGAGGTTCAGGATCGATTGCTCATTTAATTCTTCCTGCAACTACTTTATGTCTTCCTTTTATTGGTATGATTATCCGTTTGATTAGAAATGGCCTTCTTGATGAACTTAGCCGTGGGTATGTTCAAACGGCAAGATCGAAAGGTCTTAAGGAAAACAGTATTTTGTATATCCATGTGTTACGAAACGTACTTATTCCGGTCATTACCGTTATGGGACTTTTATTAGGAGAATTTATAGGTAGTGCGATCATAATTGAAGTCGTTTTCTCCTGGCCTGGTATAGGCAGATTGTTAGTAGATTCTATTCTCAATCGTGATTATGCGATTGTCCAAGCTTCTGTTGTGTTATTAGCGACCGTGTATGTTTTTCTTAATCTTGTGGTTGATATCTTATACGGTTATATCGATCCGCGTATTCAGGTGGAGGAATCACGATGACACAAGAGAGTACGATGTCTGTCTCTAATGAGATGGTAATGAAAAGGACTACATTAGTTAAATGG includes the following:
- a CDS encoding ABC transporter permease, with protein sequence MDRLAGYLIRRILYSLFVIWGAVTIIFFVIRVVPGDPATVMLGTSATEEQILELQKELGLNDPLLVQYVNYLKDAVNLDFGESFKLGGSALDHVFYRFPFTITLAVTAIIISITVSLPLGILAAKKSNGIIDWMISTTSLLGQSLPTFWVGIMLIIIFARFLGLFPSGGSGSIAHLILPATTLCLPFIGMIIRLIRNGLLDELSRGYVQTARSKGLKENSILYIHVLRNVLIPVITVMGLLLGEFIGSAIIIEVVFSWPGIGRLLVDSILNRDYAIVQASVVLLATVYVFLNLVVDILYGYIDPRIQVEESR
- the cydD gene encoding thiol reductant ABC exporter subunit CydD, giving the protein MDRTLRELPGIKAVLVQLFMLTLVQSVAIILAAKWLAEGVSSLFAGEPLPQQFGIMGLFVLAFLIRHGMASLKQKVAYRFAERAGTDVRKRLLERLFQHGPKFAKSEGTGHLVTLVLEGVSQFRTYVELFLPRMIGTSLTPALLLAFIFTQDAVSGVILVVTMPLLIVFLILIGLAARKQTEGQWHTYRTLSNHFVDSLRGLETLKVLGQSRKHSDTISQVSDKYRRATMRTLRVAFLSSFALDFFTMLSVALVAVSLGLRLIDGHAVLGTALTVLILAPEYFLPVRMLGADYHATLNGKQAGEAIQAIIEREEELDEAQPIPSVTWTDDSVLTLSSISVRYQGEGVSSLNNVSAEIQGFSKIGIVGESGAGKSTLIDVLAGFLRPTSGTFTLDGAKLQSLTFEAWRKQTTYIPQHPYLFHASLADNIRFYNPDASKEQVERAVEFAGLRHLTERLPHGLNERIGDGGRKLSGGQEQRVALARAFLSERPILLFDEPTAHLDIETEYELKETMLRLFQHKLVFFATHRLHWMPHMDRVIVLDNGRVVETGTHEELLARNGAYVKLVRALGGAIV
- the cydC gene encoding thiol reductant ABC exporter subunit CydC, whose translation is MKQESWIRLHFRKQRWRFMWIAVLSVLTPSCAGALMFTSGYLISKAALRPENILMVYVPIVLVRTFGIGRAVVHYVERLAGHDAVLRILANMRVRLYRILEPQALFIRSRYRTGDVLSALADDIEHLQDVYLRTVFPTIAAVVMYGLCIAALGWFDLPFALLMALYVFVLVFILPAVSLWLKNAKQRHVKQKRNGLYRILTDAVLGMSDWVISGRASQFVQSYESDEAKVAEVERTLHQWTTWRTFLAQCVVAIAVISTMYWAGQQFAGGELAATMIAAFTLVVFPVMDAFLAVPEAVEKIPEYRESLDRINRMSGTEKASSHTERTLQAEGVHAAQLQAHIRLERVRYRYPQSEEWSVNGISLDIPQGKKIAVLGRSGAGKSTLIKLIQGAVVPQEGRATINGKHAARFGDEIPRVISVLNQRPHLFDTTVGNNIRLGKPDAGDEEVRQVAQKVKLDKLIESLPAGYDTPMLETGERFSGGERQRIALARVLLQDTPVVILDEPTVGLDPHTERDLLRTIFRTVQGKTLIWITHHLVGVEQMDEVIFIEDGRITMHGPHAVLIEKVSRYRHLYHLDRPDDSP
- a CDS encoding helix-turn-helix domain-containing protein, producing the protein MTSQYLCDCSLHLISHVYWERKDRFRFRTDTYPVWVVFAVESGSFQYQIGVERGIAEKSELVFCPPGYSFQREMLSPMSLHFIGFEFDKKPTLDIPVLMPSFKSQPADEKRLASDFAYLRKLHLATDTRNMLLKQWILNDIWQLACNEWDNSSHQDELTKLTNSDDELMNRAAEWLFNKAHTQFSMRELSEMLELSPVQFTRRFRKAFHITPSELVRTLRIRKAAKLLLDTDLTLDQIAKRCGYDNGFYLSRVFSRHMNVSPSKYRQQNRV
- a CDS encoding phospholipase D-like domain-containing protein, coding for MPKAVKSFLVTLVIIVVTATAITPSSAKEMEEDPQPYQDASEVTTKAVFNNPAGGDPETIVREICNLIRQAPSGSRIRIAQFVISGAAGMDFAKEVIAAHRRGVDVQIVIDGWQVDNPAMAAIIAELGRDKSARSWVHICSRRSPEGNTSACIGDKGQHNKFYLFSETGGKSNVVVQSSANVTDLNSTTYWNNALILVGNWRLYRAYNTYFEDLAAEVESDDYYWTVTTGMAGGSVRAHFFPRAGTDASTDPIVEALKKVDCRSGTFIGIGMSEWDAYRIKIAEKLADLANDGCSVLVVHGPIDDEVRDVLQSVPRIEVRELNDGSQLPGRIHSKYMIINGMYDGDTDAKWVFTGSHNYNLTSLRRNDETMLQTNIRGIYELYKANLLTMRKAATVQ